A part of Arachis hypogaea cultivar Tifrunner chromosome 12, arahy.Tifrunner.gnm2.J5K5, whole genome shotgun sequence genomic DNA contains:
- the LOC112727196 gene encoding protein LOW PSII ACCUMULATION 1, chloroplastic isoform X2, whose protein sequence is MALAFGSLVPTHTNTLCLSLTPQPLNNLIFSTKNHTKFMFCGRGVSYGNTLSCSEQRASTSIATIVCSAANKPSSSEISSTAKIRSEVLSPFRAVRMFFYIAFIASGSLGGFIAATQLLGALANPSRASQVGDILKGLGIDIGAVSIFAFLYLRENKAKNAQEARLSREESLSSLKLRVDDKKIIPVSSLRGIARLVICAGPASFVTESFKRSLPFTEGLIDRGVLVVPFVTDGNSLCLEFDESDEELNKRRKRLWQLAPVYITEWWLNEQKKLAGVSSESPVYLSLRLDGRVRGSGVGYPPWNALVAQLPPVKGIWTGLLDGMDGRVL, encoded by the exons ATGGCTTTGGCGTTCGGTTCACTGGTTCCTACTCACACCAACACTTTGTGTCTCTCTCTCACACCACAACCTTTGAATAATCTCATCTTCAGCACCAAAAACCATACTAAGTTTATGTTTTGTGGCAGAGGTGTTAGCTATGGAAACACTTTGTCTTGTTCAGAGcaaagagcttctacttccattgCCACTATTGTTTGTTCTGCTGCTAATAAACCTTCTTCTTCTGAAATCAG CTCTACAGCCAAGATAAGGAGCGAAGTTCTGTCTCCGTTTCGCGCTGTTAGGATGTTCTTTTACATTGCTTTCATTGCAAGCGGTTCTCTTGGGGGATTCATAGCGGCCACACAACTGCTCGGCGCATTGGCTAACCCCTCAAGAGCATCCCAGGTTGGTGACATCCTAAAGGGACTTGGCATTGACATTGGAGCAGTGTCTATCTTTGCTTTCTTGTACTTGAGAGAGAACAAAGCAAAGAATGCTCAAGAGGCTCGCCTCTCGCGAGAGGAAAGCCTGTCAAGCCTTAAGCTCCGCGTGGACGACAAGAAGATCATACCTGTTAGCTCATTGAGAGGGATTGCTCGTCTTGTGATCTGCGCTGGACCAGCATCATTTGTAACCGAGTCTTTTAAGCGAAGCTTGCCATTCACGGAAGGTCTTATAGACAGAGGAGTGCTTGTTGTTCCTTTTGTAACAGATGGAAATTCGCTTTGTTTGGAGTTTGATGAGAGTGATGAGGAGCTTAACAAGAGAAGGAAGAGGCTCTGGCAGCTAGCTCCGGTTTACATCACTGAGTG GTGGTTAAATGAACAAAAGAAGTTGGCAGGTGTATCATCCGAATCTCCAGT GTACCTATCTCTACGCCTAGATGGTCGTGTTCGCGGCAGTGGCGTCGGTTATCCTCCTTGGAATGCTTTGGTTGCGCAATTACCACCAGTGAAGGGTATCTGGACTGGCTTACTAGATGGCATGGATGGTAGAGTTCTTTAG
- the LOC112727196 gene encoding protein LOW PSII ACCUMULATION 1, chloroplastic isoform X1, whose amino-acid sequence MALAFGSLVPTHTNTLCLSLTPQPLNNLIFSTKNHTKFMFCGRGVSYGNTLSCSEQRASTSIATIVCSAANKPSSSEISSTAKIRSEVLSPFRAVRMFFYIAFIASGSLGGFIAATQLLGALANPSRASQVGDILKGLGIDIGAVSIFAFLYLRENKAKNAQEARLSREESLSSLKLRVDDKKIIPVSSLRGIARLVICAGPASFVTESFKRSLPFTEGLIDRGVLVVPFVTDGNSLCLEFDESDEELNKRRKRLWQLAPVYITEWSEWLNEQKKLAGVSSESPVYLSLRLDGRVRGSGVGYPPWNALVAQLPPVKGIWTGLLDGMDGRVL is encoded by the exons ATGGCTTTGGCGTTCGGTTCACTGGTTCCTACTCACACCAACACTTTGTGTCTCTCTCTCACACCACAACCTTTGAATAATCTCATCTTCAGCACCAAAAACCATACTAAGTTTATGTTTTGTGGCAGAGGTGTTAGCTATGGAAACACTTTGTCTTGTTCAGAGcaaagagcttctacttccattgCCACTATTGTTTGTTCTGCTGCTAATAAACCTTCTTCTTCTGAAATCAG CTCTACAGCCAAGATAAGGAGCGAAGTTCTGTCTCCGTTTCGCGCTGTTAGGATGTTCTTTTACATTGCTTTCATTGCAAGCGGTTCTCTTGGGGGATTCATAGCGGCCACACAACTGCTCGGCGCATTGGCTAACCCCTCAAGAGCATCCCAGGTTGGTGACATCCTAAAGGGACTTGGCATTGACATTGGAGCAGTGTCTATCTTTGCTTTCTTGTACTTGAGAGAGAACAAAGCAAAGAATGCTCAAGAGGCTCGCCTCTCGCGAGAGGAAAGCCTGTCAAGCCTTAAGCTCCGCGTGGACGACAAGAAGATCATACCTGTTAGCTCATTGAGAGGGATTGCTCGTCTTGTGATCTGCGCTGGACCAGCATCATTTGTAACCGAGTCTTTTAAGCGAAGCTTGCCATTCACGGAAGGTCTTATAGACAGAGGAGTGCTTGTTGTTCCTTTTGTAACAGATGGAAATTCGCTTTGTTTGGAGTTTGATGAGAGTGATGAGGAGCTTAACAAGAGAAGGAAGAGGCTCTGGCAGCTAGCTCCGGTTTACATCACTGAGTGGTCTGA GTGGTTAAATGAACAAAAGAAGTTGGCAGGTGTATCATCCGAATCTCCAGT GTACCTATCTCTACGCCTAGATGGTCGTGTTCGCGGCAGTGGCGTCGGTTATCCTCCTTGGAATGCTTTGGTTGCGCAATTACCACCAGTGAAGGGTATCTGGACTGGCTTACTAGATGGCATGGATGGTAGAGTTCTTTAG
- the LOC112727196 gene encoding protein LOW PSII ACCUMULATION 1, chloroplastic isoform X3, whose amino-acid sequence MFFYIAFIASGSLGGFIAATQLLGALANPSRASQVGDILKGLGIDIGAVSIFAFLYLRENKAKNAQEARLSREESLSSLKLRVDDKKIIPVSSLRGIARLVICAGPASFVTESFKRSLPFTEGLIDRGVLVVPFVTDGNSLCLEFDESDEELNKRRKRLWQLAPVYITEWSEWLNEQKKLAGVSSESPVYLSLRLDGRVRGSGVGYPPWNALVAQLPPVKGIWTGLLDGMDGRVL is encoded by the exons ATGTTCTTTTACATTGCTTTCATTGCAAGCGGTTCTCTTGGGGGATTCATAGCGGCCACACAACTGCTCGGCGCATTGGCTAACCCCTCAAGAGCATCCCAGGTTGGTGACATCCTAAAGGGACTTGGCATTGACATTGGAGCAGTGTCTATCTTTGCTTTCTTGTACTTGAGAGAGAACAAAGCAAAGAATGCTCAAGAGGCTCGCCTCTCGCGAGAGGAAAGCCTGTCAAGCCTTAAGCTCCGCGTGGACGACAAGAAGATCATACCTGTTAGCTCATTGAGAGGGATTGCTCGTCTTGTGATCTGCGCTGGACCAGCATCATTTGTAACCGAGTCTTTTAAGCGAAGCTTGCCATTCACGGAAGGTCTTATAGACAGAGGAGTGCTTGTTGTTCCTTTTGTAACAGATGGAAATTCGCTTTGTTTGGAGTTTGATGAGAGTGATGAGGAGCTTAACAAGAGAAGGAAGAGGCTCTGGCAGCTAGCTCCGGTTTACATCACTGAGTGGTCTGA GTGGTTAAATGAACAAAAGAAGTTGGCAGGTGTATCATCCGAATCTCCAGT GTACCTATCTCTACGCCTAGATGGTCGTGTTCGCGGCAGTGGCGTCGGTTATCCTCCTTGGAATGCTTTGGTTGCGCAATTACCACCAGTGAAGGGTATCTGGACTGGCTTACTAGATGGCATGGATGGTAGAGTTCTTTAG